From a region of the Dictyostelium discoideum AX4 chromosome 2 chromosome, whole genome shotgun sequence genome:
- the rab11C gene encoding Rab GTPase, with protein sequence MPQEEEAEYLFKIVIIGDSAVGKSNLLNRFTRNEFTEKTKATIGVDFGTKSIEIDNKTITAQCWDTAGQERFRAVTSGYYRGAVGAMIVYDITSKISFKNVTRWLNELREMAEQDILIMMVGNKSDLEMSREVPTKEAQAFAESNKISFLETSALNSTNVNQSFERLLTDIYHLVSSKKPMVVDDTQNWLVPNQGKKLTPLSDPAPQLTANTTSTHQEKKSGCC encoded by the exons ATGccacaagaagaagaagcagaatatctttttaaaa TTGTAATTATAGGTGATTCAGCAGTtggtaaatcaaatttattaaatagatTTACTAGAAATGAATTTACAGAGAAAACTAAAGCAACAATTGGTGTAGATTTTGGAACAAAGAGTATAGagattgataataaaactataacAGCCCAATGTTGGGATACTGCAGGTCAAGAAAGATTTAGAGCAGTTACATCTGGATATTATAGAGGAGCAGTTGGTGCAATGATTGTTTATGATATTACATCAAagattagttttaaaaatgttacaAGATGGTTGAACGAATTAAGAGAGATGGCAGAACAAGATATTTTAATCATGATGGTCGGTAATAAATCCGATCTCGAAATGAGCAGAGAAGTACCAACAAAAGAAGCACAAGCATTTGctgaatcaaataaaatttcattctTGGAAACTTCTGCTTTAAATTCTACAAATGTAAATCAATCCTTTGAAAGATTACTCACCGATATTTACCATTTGGTTAGTTCAAAGAAACCAATGGTTGTCGATGATACTCAAAATTGGTTAGTACCAAATCAAggtaaaaaattaacacccCTCTCTGATCCTGCTCCTCAATTAACTGCAAATACAACTTCAACTCatcaagaaaagaaaagtggttgttgttaa
- the crtp1 gene encoding chloroquine resistance transporter-like protein, translating into MTNNDKEKQPLLSSINNEDDNGATINIVEPVPWYSNIPQKIKNSMSKETITILIYVVLYVTSGVINSVLLKKVMNKFTNYAFFLSQLTNFGYVPIFGAVTAYKIFFTKDIPQETRDFPTRKFAIMGALDAITGFFVVIGGVSTSGPLQQLLNQAIIPFTMIASFIFLKERYSLIQLGGALVIIGGVVTSLIPSLLGGSSGGNKPFWNFFYLLSVIPGALSNVYKDIGFQAVADMDVWYLQYWDSLYQSIFGLFLFPVNNWLPPPATVKFEQILPFMKEGAECLAGINSIIPSYINGTSSFTATSCTYAPDATITCDDCHNAWIVIILYMTINIIYNIFILLVLKHAGATVYSIANTLRLPLTNIVFSIHFIMGSAVSPFSGLSVAGLVIILVGLGGYRVGSMIKQKKAAAAGGAIKVIPSYGPAGMDNIIPVQKEYIEPKSQAHLRNQFFGKLGINVPEARYRAANNNNYGDA; encoded by the exons ATGACAAATAACGATAAAGAGAAGCAACCACTTTTgtcatcaattaataatgaagacGATAATGGTGCCACTATAAATATTGTCGAGCCAGTGCCATGGTACTCAAATATAccacaaaaaattaaaaactctATGAGTAAAGAAACAAtcacaattttaatttatgtaGTTTTATATGTTACCTCTGGTGTAATCAATagtgttttattaaaaaaagttatgaacaaatttacaaattatgCATTTTTCCTTAg tcAATTGACAAATTTTGGTTATGTACCAATTTTTGGAGCAGTAACAGCATATAAGATTTTCTTTACAAAGGATATCCCGCAAGAAACAAGAGATTTCCCAACACGTAAATTTGCAATTATGGGTGCATTGGATGCAATTACAGGTTTCTTTGTAGTTATTGGTGGTGTTTCAACATCAGGTCCATTACAACAATTATTGAATCAAGCTATCATTCCATTTACAATGATTGCCTCCTTCATTTTCTTAAAGGAACGTTAttcattaattcaattggGTGGTGCTTTGGTTAttattggtggtgttgtCACCTCTTTAATTCCTTCTTTACTTGGTGGTTCTTCAGGTGGTAATAAACCATTTTggaatttcttttatttattatctgTAATTCCTGGTGCACTTTCAAATGTTTATAAAGATATTGG tttCCAAGCAGTTGCAGATATGGATGTTTGGTATTTACAATATTGGGATTCATTATATCAATCAATTTTTGGTCTTTTCCTTTTCCCAGTTAATAATTGGTTACCACCACCAGCTACTGTTAAATTTGAACAAATTTTACCATTT atgAAAGAAGGTGCAGAATGTTTAGCTggtattaattcaattataccATCATATATTAATGGAACATCATCATTTACAGCAACTTCATGTACTTATGCACCAGATGCAACCATTACTTGTGATGATTGTCATAATGCATggattgttattattttatatatgactatcaatatcatttataatattttcattttgttaGTATTGAAACATGCAGGTGCAACCGTTTATTCAATTGCCAATACCCTTCGTTTACCATTGACCAATATTGTTTTCTCAATTCATTTCATTATGGGCTCTGCTGTATCTCCATTCTCTGGATTGTCCGTTGCGGGTCTAGTCATTATTTTAGTGGGTCTAGGTGGTTATCGTGTTGGTTCAATGATCAAACAAAAGAAAGCTGCTGCCGCTGGTGGTGCTATTAAAGTTATACCATCGTATGGACCTGCAGGTATGGATAATATTATACCAGTTCAAAAAGAATATATTGAACCAAAGAGTCAAGCTCACTTAAGAAATCAATTCTTTGGTAAATTAGGTATCAATGTTCCTGAGGCAAGATATAGAGctgctaataataataattatggtgatgcttaa
- a CDS encoding hypothetical protein (Hypothetical 54.5 kDa Trp-Asp repeats containing protein ZC302.2) produces MSTDKKQETIANSNNNNNNTSPSNITTPTPTTATTDKTTSTPTTTSTSTPTTTSTPTPTPTPTPTPTPTPTPTPTPTPTPTQQSNISSSSNSTEQNNNNNNSNNNNDIIEKDLTNREIEIKKIVSSAEYTGPPKKTIYLEDNTDIFDPNEPQIKEDIIRMIIQYLQDEGYTASLLTVQDEANVKFNEHVYKITQMKKMKKAILEGDWNEVEKLTAKNTFKNHQSFLYAVYKQAYLELLEKQEYQKAFSYLTKRLKPLEGRQNNADEFKDLCYLLTCRSVQELNSFKSWDGSKGTSREKLVEQFQSMLELENTKSTGALFRVPPHRLISLFKQSVAYQIEFGRYHPKVMPKIKTLLDDYSCFVLPNSLKFNCSGHKKNVKCVEFIGNGLTLASGSSDNTIKLWNTETGTCINTLTGNTSRIWDLSSSSNGNLLASSAGDGIIKIWDVSQNKSSISSSSSSSSSSSITSSITSGINSISINSGINNINNNLNNLNNNNNNNNKSNVINNNCLLSLKAHEGDAYTVQFHPGQNHIATGGYDKSIHLYDVRTGQLVKSFSGHTGSISKVIFNPHGNLIISGSKDSTIKFWDIVSGVCIKTLSSHLGEVTSIATNSSGSYLLSASKDNSNRLWDIRNARPIKRFKGHQNTSKNFIRSSFGPNESLVVGGSEDGYTYIWDIETCNILQKLGTPSNNMPMVYSATWCQEQSLLATCSQDCSVKLWWYDKSMPVFNSN; encoded by the coding sequence ATGAGTACAGATAAAAAACAAGAAACAATTGCCAAtagcaacaataataataataatacatcacCTTCAAATATTACTACTCCTACtccaacaacagcaacaactgataaaacaacatcaacaccaacaacaacatcaacatcaacaccaacaacaacatcaacaccaacaccaacaccaacaccaacaccaacaccaacaccaacaccaacaccaacaccaacaccaacaccaacaccaacacaacaatcaaatatttcatcatcatcaaattcaacagaacaaaataataataataataatagtaataataataatgatataattgaaaaagatttaacaaatagagaaattgaaattaaaaagatagTATCAAGTGCAGAATATACAGGACCAccaaaaaaaactatatatTTAGAGGATAATACAGATATATTTGATCCAAATGAACCACAGATAAAAGAGGATATAATTCGTATGATTATACAATATTTACAAGATGAAGGATATACAGCATCATTATTGACAGTTCAAGATGAAGCCAATGTTAAATTCAATGAACATGTATACAAGATAAcacaaatgaaaaagatgaaaaaagCGATTTTAGAGGGTGATTGGAATGAAGTTGAAAAGTTAACAGCAAAGAATACATTTAAGAATCACCAATCATTCCTTTATGCAGTTTATAAACAAGCCTATTTGGAGTTATTGGAGAAACAAGAGTATCAAAAAGCATTTTCATACTTAACGAAACGTTTGAAACCATTGGAAGGTCGTCAAAACAATGCTGATGAGTTTAAGGATCTTTGCTATTTACTCACTTGTAGATCGGTTCAAGAGTTGAATTCATTCAAGAGTTGGGATGGTTCAAAAGGTACCTCTCGTGAGAAATTGGTTGAACAATTTCAATCAATGTTGGAACTAGAGAATACAAAATCAACAGGTGCTCTATTTCGTGTACCACCACATcgtttaatttcattattcaaACAATCGGTTGCCTatcaaattgaatttggCCGTTATCATCCAAAGGTTATgccaaaaattaaaacactTTTAGATGACTATAGTTGTTTTGTTTTACCCAATAGTTTGAAATTCAATTGCAGTGGTCATAAAAAGAATGTTAAATGTGTTGAATTCATTGGTAATGGCTTAACATTGGCTTCAGGTTCAAGtgataatacaattaaaCTTTGGAATACTGAAACTGGTACTTGTATTAACACCCTAACTGGTAATACAAGTAGAATTTGGGAtttatcttcatcttcaaatggtaatttattaGCAAGTTCTGCTGGTGAtggtattattaaaatttgggaTGTTTCTCAAAATAaatcttcaatttcatcatcatcatcatcgtcatcatcatcatcaataacATCATCAATTACATCAGGTATAAATAGTATTAGTATTAATAgtggtattaataatattaataataatttaaataatttaaataataataacaataataataataaatcaaatgtaattaataataattgtttattaagTTTAAAAGCACATGAAGGTGATGCATATACTGTTCAATTTCATCCAGGTCAAAATCATATAGCAACTGGTGGTTatgataaatcaattcaTTTATATGATGTTAGAACTGGTCAATTGGTTAAATCATTCTCTGGTCATACTGGATCCATTTCAAAGGTTATTTTCAATCCACATGGTAATTTAATCATTAGTGGTAGTAAAGATAGTACTATTAAATTTTGGGATATCGTTAGTGGTGTTTGCATTAAAACATTATCTTCTCATTTGGGTGAAGTCACTTCAATCGCTACCAATAGCAGTGGTTCCTATCTATTAAGTGCTTCAAAAGATAATTCAAATCGTCTTTGGGATATAAGAAATGCTCGTCCAATTAAACGTTTCAAAGGTCATCAAAATACttcaaaaaatttcattagaAGTTCATTTGGTCCAAATGAATCTTTGGTGGTTGGTGGCTCTGAAGATGGTTATACTTACATTTGGGATATTGAAACTTGTAATATCCTTCAAAAATTAGGTACCCCTTCAAATAATATGCCAATGGTTTATTCTGCAACTTGGTGTCAAGAACAATCATTATTAGCAACTTGTTCTCAAGATTGTTCTGTAAAATTATGGTGGTATGATAAATCAATGCCagtttttaattcaaattaa
- a CDS encoding hypothetical protein (Similar to Dictyostelium discoideum (Slime mold). diacylglycerol kinase protein DgkA) has product MQNNYRNSGNGSGGQQQQQQIITITIPRDYKDIVTKFERQSFPDELSRNGVSLVEFEFTINEINRILQKAETIDSTTVIEEIIGCLTFFSKGQSKIPIYIYINYKSKEQNQNIYNPKGITWINPMSNGFLKIDIMVRPSNTEVSSSSSLTSSSNASPSFPINNSTIPNNSNFNNNNNNNNNNNNNNNNNNNNNNNNNNNNNNNNNNNNIQSSPFRSRLNLEEKDVLKPETIINVVTNSSIVELSDEEDEDDANDESNLSFNNNNSGDHGGSSSRDINNSG; this is encoded by the exons ATGCAAAACAATTATAGAAATAGTGGTAATGGTAGTGGTggacaacagcaacaacaacaaattataaCGATAACAATACCAAGAGATTATAAAGATATTGTAACGAAATTTGAAAGACAATCATTCCCAGATGAATTATCAAGGAATGGTGTTAGTttagttgaatttgaattcacaataaatgaaattaatagaaTATTACAAAAAGCAGAAACTATCGATTCAACCACTGTCATTGAAGAAATCATTGGttgtttaacttttttta gtAAGGGTCAATCTAAAATtccaatatatatatatataaactaTAAATCAa AAGagcaaaatcaaaatatatataatccAAAAGGTATTACATGGATTAATCCAATGTCTAATGGATTCttaaaaattgatatcaTGGTTAGACCTTCAAATACTGAagtttcttcttcttcttctttaacTTCTTCATCAAATGCATCACCATCTTTCCCAATcaataattcaacaattccaaataattcaaattttaataataataataataataataataataataataataataataataataataataataataataataataataataataataataataataataataataataataatatacaatCATCACCATTTAGATCTAGATTGAATTTAGAGgaaaaagatgttttaaaaCCAGAGACTATAATAAATGTTGTTACAAATAGTAGTATTGTAGAGTTATCAGATGAAgaggatgaagatgatgcAAACGATGAAAGTAAtctatcttttaataataataatagtggtgatCATGGTGGTTCAAGTAGTAgagatataaataatagtggttaa
- a CDS encoding armadillo-like helical domain-containing protein: MDQLPELVPFLLEPKSEIKLLALQHLLGVSDNQEARDILKSTQIINNCIKLITDSNHVVVRHALTILINLCQDTDMLNDIVKKNIVPRLVDGTTDTKNKMSEIFAMLLSNVTHTKEGCLSLMQCGKELEAFFIMKLVQVLTMDSNQEDYFKSTKNNWIVNIILNVTQIQEGRKIVLDKENQIFKEILPLVRHENVIKRRGILGIIRNCCYSEQHHDYLISPEVDILTKLCLPIRGNDKLDDDDLVGLHIDLHNSSLPIGNERDQDRECRKMVVESLIFLTGTKKGRVSMRTAKIYPILRNLFNFETEEELRDNVEKVVELIIRDEEGDPTPEEIEQMNKKQKLEDEDAQFETDEI, encoded by the exons atggATCAATTACCAGAATTAGTACCATTTTTACTTGAACCAAAATCAGAA atTAAACTTTTAGCATTACAACATCTTTTAGGTGTATCAGATAATCAAGAAGCTagagatattttaaaatcaacacaaattattaataattgtattaaattaattacagATTCAAATCATGTTGTTGTTAGACACGCATTAACAATcttaattaatttatgtCAAGATACAGATATGTTGAATGATATCGTTAAAAAGAATATCGTACCAAGATTAGTTGATGGTACAACtgatacaaaaaataaaatgagtgAAATTTTTGCAATGCTTTTATCAAATGTTACTCATACAAAAGAAGGTTGTTTATCATTAATGCAA tgTGGTAAAGAATTAGAGGCATTCtttataatgaaattagTTCAAGTGTTAACAATGGATTCAAATCAAgaagattattttaaatcaactaAAAACAATTGGATTGTTAATATCATTCTAAATGTTACACAAATTCAAGAAGGAAGAAAGATTGTATTAGATAAAGAgaatcaaatatttaaagagATTTTACCATTGGTTAGACATGAAAATGTTATCAAGAGAAGAGGTATCCTTGGTATAATTAGAAATTGTTGTTACTCTGAACAACATCACgattatttaatatcaccAGAAGTTGATATTCTCACTAAATTATGTTTACCAATTAGAGGTAATGATAAAttggatgatgatgatttggTTGGTTTACATATAGATTTACATAATTCTTCTTTACCAATTGGTAATGAAAGAGATCAAGATAGAGAATGTAGAAAAATGGTTGTAGAatctttaatctttttaactGGTACTAAAAAAGGAAGAGTTTCAATGAGAACTGctaaaatt tatccaattttaagaaatttatttaattttgaaactgAAGAAGAATTACGTGATAATGTTGAAAAAGTTGTTGAGTTAATTATTAGAGATGAAGAAGGTGATCCAACTCCAGAAGAAATTGaacaaatgaataaaaaacaaaaattagaagatgaagatgctCAATTTGAAACTgatgaaatttaa
- a CDS encoding hypothetical protein (HYPOTHETICAL 34.2 KDA PROTEIN), with translation MRALFSIIEIAIHNRYGDSNHHHNLYSNNNNNDTIIGGAATPTTKPNSSSSGINDSDSGYNEVSLESLYTVFIVMGAIYGALLFAPLIQFIRIFFIGFPLRKVTTQKTFLVLLFLTCTFRTVFFFSVALSSYDKETFNIGKFSLERFTILDDLGCVSFFTTFCLLILFWIEIVYHSRNKTKLYQAKVKPLFFLAIGIIYILQIIIWILIFALPRTHREQIDKTDNTFYAAISLLASLAFFYYGCKLSLKLKRNPIHSRGQKKKFIEVVVFTLLCTLCFLGRSLLFLVVSYYPKLHVNFTSVAIYYTVSEVVPSVFVIILFRKMPPKPANTPTYRISSGGSTSYLHHPQVVNGRVVVNQNNSNNNHNNLHGNFKKNNTRDIEAEYNQRDDDDDNPTTPLIN, from the exons atgaGAGCATTATTCTCAATAATAGAGATAGCAATACATAATAGGTATGGTGACagtaatcatcatcataatctttatagtaataataataacaatgataCAATAATAGGTGGGGCAGCTACCCCTACAACCAAACcaaattcttcatcatcgGGAATCAATGATAGTGATAGCGGATATAATGAAGTATCACTAGAATCATTATATACAGTATTCATAGTGATGGGAGCAATATATGGtgcattattatttgcacctctaattcaatttattcgtatcttttttattggtttcCCTTTAAGAAAAGTTACAACacaaaaaacttttttagtTCTCTTATTTTTAACATGTACAT TTAGAAccgttttctttttttcagtAGCATTATCAAGTTATGATAAAGAAACATTTAATATTGGTAAATTTAGTTTAGAAAGATTTACAATATTAGATGATCTTGGTTGTGTTTCATTTTTTACaacattttgtttattaattttattttg gATTGAAATTGTATATCATTCAagaaataaaactaaattataTCAAGCAAAAGTaaaaccattattttttttagcaattggtattatatatattttacaaattataatttggaTATTGATTTTCGCTCTACCAAGAACACATAGAGAACAAATTGATAAAACTGATAATACATTTTATGCTGCAATTTCATTACTTGCAAGTTTAGCTTTCTTTTATTATGGTTGtaaattatctttaaaattaaaaagaaatccgATTCATTCAAGAggtcaaaaaaagaaattcattgaa gtTGTGgtttttacattattatgTACACTTTGTTTTTTAGGtagatcattattatttttagtagtTTCATATTATCCCAAATTACATGTAAACTTTACAAGTGTTGCAATTTACTATACAGTTAGTGAAGTTGTACCATCAGTTTttgtaattatattatttagaaaaatGCCACCAAAACCTGCAAATACACCAACCTATAGAATATCATCAGGTGGTTCAACTTCCTATTTACATCATCCTCAAGTAGTTAATGGTAGAGTTGTTgtcaatcaaaataatagtaataataatcataacaACCTTCAtggaaatttcaaaaaaaataatactcgTGATATTGAAGCTGAATATAATCAAagagatgatgatgatgataatccAACAActccattaattaattaa
- a CDS encoding hypothetical protein (RAD21 homolog (S.POMBE) (Hypothetical protein)): MFFSQIVLAKRGALGKIWLAGHWDKKLAKNVVFKTNIPKSVKINKEINKKKKKKIETILNPHSPMALRMTSHLLLGVARIFSKKAKYLLSDCTEAVIKLKGLSKTISKIDLPSEQDHQALLTSGPRQTDKPQVYQEVDRFLRNIDIRDLVVDPLYDPNKLEPTEKPDYSEFFGVADEAVLGSVQTPSNEGNNNLVFDGTTTVTPQSDRRFKSDELREAEYNTMVSTPDTGLPFGQGKTPKTPDSVKSNIDILISDNQNPLFNYSATTPLPKSQRELMEDAGMVTFDEGMNMPPQDDGGGDDQQHVDIGMRHGDDDYPAYTGPETHDDDQQPHQEQFDENGRPITPAKSVTTDKTGEEDTTTTTASVGGATTDNNVATEEKTEFEIQQLQQQLLLEKQKEEQVQKDKPKTRRSRVLGSTLSDKDIRKFKNTRSLVVERSLLPSSLNLVITKSKEIPAKQQMLTAIRKNISNTFHRMYGDLLDNRYPKVINKDEDPYFSFLRSRLMYGRMLKNEELSMSMAADGVSSLDLGIPNFEDLELVDDENQERKVEEAFLKSINNRVITESGNLIAPSERKKLKTQPLTDDDKDLINRLRTEFDDRSKNRKSLFYKPDINQTLRGMGAFGGGDGGGEKSIGSPDGSTDFLKRAKEKEEEEERLRREEGDMGQHFMHGGDDDHQGIGLGYDQEEQPGFVHPGDLGDVPEYSFESAQRPNQQAYQREHEEEKKILSQKTANMHSILSDHFEKKETINFLQDIVRPQQAQNPNNTRLVAACYFYELLVLKTKVLVNLEQPENDTETYPDIKISKTSQFGNIEQFTIVKNAD; the protein is encoded by the exons atgttcTTTTCACAAATTGTTTTAGCAAAGAGAGGTGCCCTCGGTAAAATTTGGTTAGCAGGTCATTGGGATAAAAAATTAGCAAAGAATgttgtttttaaaacaaatattccTAAATCAGTTA aaattaataaagaaattaataaaaaaaaaaaaaaaaaaatagaaacaattttaaatccaCATTCACCAATGGCACTTCGTATGACTAGTCATTTACTATTAGGTGTCGCAagaattttttcaaaaaaagcaAAATATCTTCTAAGTGATTGTACAGAAGcagtaattaaattaaaaggtttatcaaaaacaatttcaaagatTGATTTACCTTCTGAACAAGATCATCAAGCACTTTTAACATCTGGTCCACGTCAAACTGATAAACCACAAGTTTACCAAGAGGTCGATAGATTTTTAAGAAATATTGATATTAGaga tttggTAGTAGATCCACTTTATGATCCAAATAAATTAGAACCAACAGAAAAGCCAGATTATAGTGAATTTTTTGGAGTTGCAGATGAAGCAGTATTGGGAAGTGTTCAAACACCATCTAATGagggtaataataatttagtatTTGATGGTACAACTACAGTTACACCACAAAGTGATAGAAGATTTAAATCTGATGAACTCAGAGAAGCAGAATATAATACAATGGTATCAACACCAGATACTGGCTTACCTTTTGGTCAAGGTAAAACTCCAAAAACACCAGACTCTGTAAAGAGTAATATCGATATTTTAATAAGTGATAATCAAAATCCATTATTCAATTATTCTGCAACAACACCATTACCAAAATCACAAAGAGAGTTAATGGAAGATGCAGGTATGGTTACATTTGATGAAGGTATGAATATGCCACCACaagatgatggtggtggtgatgatcaACAACATGTCGATATTGGTATGCGTCATGGTGATGACGATTATCCAGCTTATACAGGTCCAGAAACTCATGATGATGATCAACAACCACATCAAGAACAGtttgatgaaaatggtaGACCTATAACACCAGCAAAATCAGTTACAACTGATAAAACCGGTGAAGAAGATACAACCACCACTACTGCATCAGTGGGAGGAGCAACAACAGATAATAATGTTGCAACTGAAGAGAAAactgaatttgaaattcaacaacttcaacaacaattattattagagaaACAAAAGGAAGAACAAGTTCAAAAAGATAAACCAAAGACTAGAAGATCTAGAGTTTTAGGTAGTACATTAAGTGATAAAGATATTAGAAAATTTAAGAATACAAGATCATTGGTAGTGGAAAGatcattattaccatcaaGTTTAAATCTTGTAATTACAAAATCCAAAGAGATACCAGCAAAACAACAAATGTTAACAGCAATTCGTAAGAATATATCTAATACTTTCCATAGAATGTATGGTGATTTACTTGATAATAGATATCCAAAGGTCATCAACAAAGATGAAGATccatatttttcatttttacgTTCACGTTTAATGTATGGTAGAATGTTAAAGAATGAAGAATTATCAATGTCAATGGCTGCCGATGGTGTATCATCATTGGATTTGGGTATACCAAACTTTGAAGATTTAGAATTGGTCGATGATGAAAATCAAGAGAGAAAAGTTGAAGAagcatttttaaaatcaataaataatcgTGTCATCACTGAGAGTGGTAATTTAATTGCACCAAGTGAAAGAAAGAAACTAAAAACTCAACCACTTAcagatgatgataaagatttaatcAATAGGTTAAGAACTGAATTTGATGATAGAAGTAAGAAtagaaaatcattattttataaaccaGATATAAATCAAACTTTAAGAGGTATGGGTGCATTTGGTGGTGGCGACGGTGGTGGtgaaaaatcaattggtTCACCTGATGGTTCAACTGATTTCTTAAAGAGagcaaaagaaaaagaagaggaagaagaacgTTTAAGAAGAGAAGAAGGTGATATGGGTCAACATTTTATGCATGGTGGTGATGACGATCATCAAGGTATTGGTTTAGGTTATGATCAAGAGGAACAGCCTGGTTTCGTTCATCCAGGTGATTTGGGTGATGTACCAGAGTACAGTTTCGAATCAGCTCAAAGACCAAATCAACAAGCATATCAAAGAGAACatgaagaagaaaagaaaattttatcTCAAAAAACTGCAAATATGCATTCAATTTTAAGTGATCAttttgaaaagaaagaaacTATAAACTTTTTACAAGATATCGTTAGACCTCAACAAGCTCAAAATCCAAACAATACTAGATTGGTTGCAGCTTGTTACTTTTATGaattattggttttaaaaacCAAAGTATTAGTAAATTTAGAACAACCTGAAAATGATACTGAAACTTATCCCGATATCAAAATTTCTAAAACTTCTCAATTTGGTAATATCGAACAATTTACAATCGTTAAAAATGctgattaa
- the H4b gene encoding histone H4 produces the protein MSSAQSRGGKTGGKVGGKVGAKRHKKTQKEHINGITKPAIRRLARRGGVKRISFPIYEETRNVLRTFLTNVIRDSVAYTEHAGRRTVTAMDVVYALKRQGRTLYGFNS, from the coding sequence ATGAGTTCAGCACAATCAAGAGGTGGTAAGACAGGTGGTAAAGTTGGTGGTAAAGTTGGTGCCAAACGTCATAAGAAAACTCAAAAGGAACACATCAATGGTATTACTAAGCCAGCCATCCGTCGTTTAGCTCGTAGAGGTGGTGTCAAGCGTATCTCTTTCCCAATCTATGAAGAAACTAGAAATGTATTACGTACCTTCTTAACCAATGTTATTCGTGATTCCGTTGCCTACACTGAACATGCTGGTCGTCGTACTGTTACTGCTATGGATGTTGTATATGCTCTCAAGAGACAAGGTAGAACTTTATATGGTTTTAACTCTTAA